The Lytechinus variegatus isolate NC3 chromosome 7, Lvar_3.0, whole genome shotgun sequence genome includes the window CGTTGATGGGAATTTCGATCCGAGTTTATTCGAGACAACATAAAAGCCTGCAGAAGTGAAAATATTGACATAAAGCTCAGTTCCATATcgatcaattgtaaatttgcgATTAATTTCAGTTAAGTATTTTCCAATAATTCGGTTTACGGACCTATTGACCATTTATTATACACTCAGGTAAACTTAAACATCTTGctatctggggcccgtttcataaaggagttgcaactgttgtaactttgtcattatcataatggcaactaccatggtaacagggctcagcagccaatcaaaatcaaggattccatggtagttgccataatggcaaagttacaacagttaaATGTCCTTTATTacgtcctttatgaaacgggccccagggctATAAGTCGCTACGCTCCTTGGAATCATGGAATTTACAGTTCGAATACACCTCTTTTAGAAGATGAAACACACTGACTTACTATACCCCTCCCAAAATTACCATACAAGTGATACTTGAGGTTGGGTCGTTGTattgcattttcaaattcatattatttttcaaagaatttaCCTGGAATAACTCACTGATTTTTACATGGCaaatatatcataaaatcaACTATCTATTGGATTTTTTACTCTCTCGGTTCGTTTTCTCACAATTTGTTTTCAAAGCGGTGTGTCGTATCCAGCAAACtctcagcacccccccccccccgttttattattattattattatacaacaCTGTACCTTGAAATCAACACGAAAACAATAGTTCAGGAAGCggcaacaaacaaaaaagaattgCTGATGTTTATATCTGTCACGTATACTGTTATTGTCAAACGAGCTTTGTTTGTTTTCAATCCAGACGAATTCCCATGGTTGTGATACTATCTTATTTCAtctcaaaataatgcagataaacAAAGTATAGCATGTAATGTATATTTGATTTATCCACTCTCTCAATTCGATTCTCACATGGCTTATCTCCTGTGTTCTTTGTTCATAATTATCTAATCGACCAACAATGCAACAATAGAAAAACGCCATCCAAAGTAAACTAAATCAATGTTGTCATTTCACCATCATAATAGATGGACTttattatcaaatgaaatatcaaagataTAATATATCGTACTTATATGTTTCAAGTAAATTTAAACAATTTTCTGATAGTAAACGCTGTATTCATTATTAAAGCTGTATCATTCAAGATGATGATAAAACTAAGGCATTGAAAACAGCAAGATTATATTCAATATCATAGAATTACATACAGtcttaacataaatatatttcttatttttacttcTTCTTTATAGTACTGTTAAACAAAATAGGCATGAAAACGAAATTTGAATATGATACTACCGAGTCAATATCATCACAATCGACCCTGAAGCAGTTCCAGCCTGgtatatattgtatatacattttttttctaaataggcctattatacagtgaaagaaaaaaaaatcatcggaAATTGAGGGATTTCAAAAAGGAAAAGATGAATTGATATCCAATATCACACCGATTTTTCATGCCGTACGTGCATGAGCGGGGGAATTGTCCCtctaaaattttgaatttgaacaGCTGCCTATATGAAAGATTGTTGTCTCCCAACCGCCAGAGATTTTGTTCCCCTTTCACCATGTTCACTATGACAAAACCTCTCCCAAAAAAAATCGCTGCACATGCGTAGCCTAACATTCTGTACACtcaatattcatattgatattttatcatggagcatttcatgaaattaatgataaaaaagggaaatttcttGTCAAAACGACAAATGTCTTGTCATTTGAACGATTAAAACCTACTGTTTTGACAAGAATCTTGTATATTtcttaaagggatactccgggctgaagatatttatatcgaAATAAATAGAGTCatattcacaaagcaaaatactgaaaatttcatcaaaatcggataataaatAATGGAGttatttaatttcaaagatttgcattattccggtgaaacagttccaggcatgtctttatgaatattcattaagtgggctgattatgtcacatccccactttcccttttcttatgatattacatgaaatcgtaattgtttcattttgtcaaaatgtgtaaatgttTCTCCATTATGGTGAAAtaagtcagtcggcaagccctgaaaaagtagcttcttttatccaagtgatattcatgactatagggtttttgcattattaatgagcttggtgcgaaccaaaacacctctttttattctgccattgctgctctaaatattaaccaaatttcatgtttttggtatctttgtaaagaagaagaatcattctttcagatcatgtgtttggaatttaaaaaaaatgttgtaatatagggaaaacttttgatataaaacatgaaacaaaatgatttttttttcatgcaacaaatgttgttgttttcacacttgatttctgtttgagcacaaatgatttttagatcataataaagctgaagatctacgctttaatatgatataatttgtataagaagatgtatcttagatgggtcagcagccagcttttcataggccaagtacatttagcagctcaaaaacaagaatactgcactctgattggtcacagagaccacacacccacgcaaattccaatgttccccacactgggcctctgcaaggtcacactcaccatgtggtaatctcttcaaataacccgcgcctgttgttgtgaaaacattattcagccaatcagaactctggattttatgtttttgatgatataaataatgttggtgcctaaaacacaaaatgttgcacaatttgcaagtgaaaacagaggaagaaatttctgtttgatgcatcttttctggtaaaaaatcacttatttatcaaaatattttattcaaaagaaataaccaatatgaaagagtaacatttactcttcccaatggtacaaaaataattaattttactccaggagaaagtggttaaattctttgagaaagaaagtctcacaattcacgagattttgcagggacatgaattcagccacgagaggacttgataaatcttgcccatttgctcattaacacaggggcttgccgactgactgcagcaataaataacagTGCATTtcatcagttgtcaatccagttgttttagttcttggtaaaaCAATtgtgaataaacctaatttcatacaataaaatataaaagaacatatttctttgtgaattttactctatttattgagatataaatattgtcAGCTTGGACCATCccattaaaattttgttttcgcGAGTACCCCTTCGAAAAGATAATgcttaaacaatttttttttgcggtGTGTATATTAGGGCCTCTAATGATAAGCCCAGTAATTAAGAATATTTACACCACTTTGTATCAACTTTTCATAAACATCATCAAACTCTTCTGAATGTGTTTGTTCTTTTATTGCTAAAAATAATTAGTAGTTGGCCCCTATTTTTTCAGCTAAGCGTCGTGTACCGTCGAGGCTCGGTCAGCCTGGGACATCGCCCCTACTGAGTTATAGATGACCTCACTCGCCGCCACGGTCGAACCACCGTTAGAACGTACACTCGGTGACGTCTTCAAATGGCTTCGCTGGTCGCCCTCGGGTTCGAAACCCTCGTTGATGACGCTGCTCGCACGGCTGACAGGACGGGAGTTCCTCACCACCGAACGTTCGCTGCCAACAGAGGAGCGACGAGGAGGTTGAGAGTGGGCGCCCTCTTGTGTTTTAAGCCAAGAAGTGACTGATGATGGTCGAGAAGAACGTTTACTGTAGCCGCGTGAACTCAAGTCACTTCCtgttatgaaaatcaattaaaaagatTTGTTGCAACGCATTGATTCAAGTACATTTTGTGGGCTATCAAACCACTGACCAGTCTGAGAGACTCATACAGAAACATTAAAAACGCCGAATTATAATGGGATAAGGTTTTTTttctatagaccaatttcacggccggtttatgtatttggccctctatcggcgacgccattgctgcggtgggcaagtgcgctgaccgcgattggctctgtgtacaaattcaatgaaagattacagataagctctgatattgtgtcattaacttcatcataaatcaataaaataaagcatggacacctgggtagacgatgtaagacaatggccatatctgaccgatgaaggtatgatgaatttttgcactttggctactttttccccttagttttgtcagtaaaagtgagttgatgatgaccaagaatcgctgttggttttcatcaggaagctcacttcttgttgctagtaaattgtgttagagtagcgggagagtgaacgagacatagagtgtgtgagagagagagagaggatgagagaggggagagggggggggggagaaagtatgtgtgagaggagggggatagtgagaggggagaggggaatagtgagaaaggagggggggggtgtagtgagagagagagggggggggggggctagcgagagagtgtgtgagaaaggggggagagggggatgTTGTTatacagagaaggggatagtgagagggagagagagagagggatagtgtgagatagagagggagagagggactgatatttccatctaagcatgatcaaataacccccccccctccctcccccccacaaaaaaaaccaccaccaccacattttatgcaggcctataagtatccaaaaggagggggcaaggcaagagaataaaacagagaggaaggagaaaggaggaagaggaagagagggccactggcgacgcattccttcatcatggcctggaaacctatgcagggagtacggcttcacacacaaacaggcttcatgagtccaaggcgagtgaatttcacattcactttgcttccaatcctgaagctttctccaattgttgtggcaattgaacacagcacagctgcgacctgaacttctccgattaatgctcattgtgaatcttacaagaaatctgctcaattggtccaaaataaaaaaaaatagaacgaatgtaccaaatattctattgacttgtgtactataaaagttgattcgcccaccgcagcatggcgaccagtctgctgccctctcacgttgtgaaattggtctatacctGTTCTCTCTCATGACTCGACCAATAACAtgttataatcattattgtttgtgttgtttttttgttttgtttctctagtctattttcccttttatttccttttatatgttttgttgtatttattcatttttatttttgcatttcattattatttatgtattttatttatcttattttttttttggggggggtgagagCTTTAATATACAGTTACAGCTGAGAATGCCACCTTTCCTTTAGGGCAAGTACTTATGTAGGGGTACAAAGGACTACTAATTAATGAAAGTATTTTGGTCTAAGACTTGTTACAACTTTCTCGGATTCGTATACTTTTGTAGACTTTTTGATTTAATTTTGCTTTCAGAATTGACATAAAAAGGCGATGTTCGTAGAGCCGTAAATTGAAACAGATTAAACGGCACTTTATAAAGGGGAAATAAATCAAAAGGTCTACCTTTCACCCGTCTAGCTTtcaatttattctaatttttagCACATTATATACGAGGAAATAAGCATTTTTCTAAGCGTCAGCTCTGTATTTGACAAGTTCGCCCAGACGCCCGTTTGGCGTCGCCCACCAACTTTTAAAATACTATTGTGGAAGCTGCAGCAGCATAGCtcaacagaaaaagaaaacaaaaacgatcttatctgattttcaaaaattatttgaaggggAGGATAGGGGATTAATGTTGGCCTACCCACCTCGTCCAGGTTTGTAGAGTACCACTGGCCCGGCCGGACCGGGCCCGACAGCAAACGAATGCTCGCTGTAAGCTGGTGGAGGGAGATTGCCCGATATGGATAGCGGCGCCACTTTCCCTACATCGAAACCGTCCAGACTTTCACCATCCATGGCCCCCGGAGCGTAGCCGTACCTCGTCGACGGCGGCCCGTACTTCTCCGACGGGTCTCCGTAATAAGAGGAAGGAGAGGAGCCATATTTAGATGTGTAGTTCTGTATACTACTTGTGTCTGAAAATGGAGGTTTGCTGGTCGATCGACGGTCAGCGTTGCCAGGAGGAGGATGGAGAGGAGGAGgaactttgaaaaaattaaacagaataTTAACATTCAGATAATTCAGATAATTAACGTTAAGATAATTCtatcttcaatatttgttatgaaatgttatagaactgtatgtattattttgaacatgtatttaAACTGTACTTGGATTATATCTTTTGTTtgaactgaaataaataaatcaatcaaatcaaacataTCAAACTTCTGCTTGTAGGCTTACCTACTTCTTTATTTGAATTCTAATCTAATTGTGATTGTGCCAATATTAATTTGTTCACATTTTAATGATAACTCATACATAATTAGGGCCTATAGTCTGTTATACTGATCATCTATgccttgtttcatttttttcaaaatatcacggcattctttttatttagataAAATTACAATGATGATCCACAAAGAATAAGTTTTTTTCGCCGTAAAAATTAAAAGGACATCGTAATTATTCCCATATCTTTATGGTTTGTTGGAATATTTTCGATACCTTAATTTCATTATGGACTAAtgtgttaatttttttcttgcttctcTTCAGTTTATAAAGATCACCAGCACAGAAACACATCAAAATACGTTATTACGATATAAAAACAGTAggacaaacaaaaacaaatattaggGCCTATATATCTTAATGAAAACTTGGCCATGTTTTAGTGTCTTAGTCTCAGACTATCACGACAATTGACTTCAatatttttaaccaatcaaTTTAAATTTTATATACATCCAGGTgattatgtttgtttatgttATGGAAAAGAGAGGGTGTCGCACTTCCAGAACATAAGGTACACTCTTAAAAGTGTTGGGCAACATATGTctacacaacaattggttaaaactttgtCCAATTTTGGCTagtttaaaccaataatgtgtgctttgggtgagaactacacagtattggttgaaaactacctaGAGATATGCaaattttaaccaattgttttgtggacagtatgttgcggCATGTGCAGGGTTAAAAGGCTACATACCTGCAAACGTCTCCACACCCTTTTCCCCaatatgttttcttctttctttttttttcgaatttcTCCATTATTTTTTCGtttgttccttttttattaTACTTTAATCACTTACAGATCTAAAGTGACACATCGCCTATGCTTTCCTCATCCATTGCACCACTTCTGCTACTGAAGTTGGAGCAGTCAAATGAAATTGGTAATCTGTCATGTTTGCCGCAGATGGCGCTCTTTCAATGAGCACTTCGTGGACAAGTTTTTCGCTCAAAACATGCAGAATACTATAACTGACAATTCCCGTTCAATTTTGGAGGGATGAATCCCAGAGAGAACGTGAATGATGCAAACGTATCAGTTTACTTACCACTCATCATTGGTCTTCTCATACACACATAGCAAGCGAGGAAGAtgataagagagagaaaaaccCCACCAACTCCTAGACCAATTGCTAACGCCTTGGAactatttaaagaaaaataaattgtcatTCATGATGGGATTAAACTAAATGACAATAAACGTGTTTAGACtaagaaaacaatagaaaaaagaaaatctgtTTTGATACTCTTTTGTTGTTTGTGTGCTATTTACCTATCAAAAATTGACAGTAACAATGGAATGAAAATGGGGGCGACCCCGAATGCTAAATCGGGGCCTGCTTTACAGCTCATAAgagctgaagtggctacccaATGTGTAAATAAGAataatcattgttattgttataatgataataataatagtaatttttattatcattattatcatcatcatcattattatcatcatcataatcaaggggcaaaacattttttcaaaatatctttacAATTATGCTTCGACTGTCGATGCTTCCCATCGCTCACGTGATCATCACATCCAGTGTCGGCCGTAAAAATATCTTCATTAAATGATGGACTTCTAATACACTTTGTGCTTTGAGTTTTACATTTTGGGAATACAACTTTTTTCAAAAgccctcttaaaaaaaaacataatacagtTACACTTTATTTTGAACCTGATAAACTTATCTTGCAACATTTTTATTAGGAATATTATGTATTCATATCGCGATTATAACGGTGGACCGTCGCGACTTATTGTTGTGGAAAACTTACTTCATTTTCTCTGGAATTTGCTCACAGCAACAAGTGGTAGACGTAAAGCAGAACTCGAAGCCTGATGGGCAATGAACTGGGCGTAGTTCAAGGGTATCTCTCTTACTAACACGTGAGATACGGATACAGTAGGTCCTTCTTCGCTCCATCTCATCATCGCTCATACCAGTCTCTTCAATGTGACTCGAATACActgatcattaaaaaaaggtaagtaaataaattgataaatgaataaataaatcaatcaatgaataaaaaatgaaacgaatgaatagataaataataaatacataaatgaatgaataaataaataagtaaatacataaacaaataaatgaataaataaatgaataaataaataaataaataaatagataaataaataaataaacaaaataaatagtctTAGATGGACAGGAGGAAGCAGGCGCGCACTGGAAGCaattggagggggaggggaaaaTAGCTCAGGTGGACTCATCTTCTTGGCTTATTAATTAGGGTGACTTCCCCTGCCCCTATCCGCTTCAGGTGCCAATGGGGTAGAATAAGGAGAAGGGGAAGGAGATctagagaagaagaagatgagaagaaggagaagaagtggaagaagaagaaggagcaGGAATATacaacctccccccccaaaaaaaagtcaaaatacctgacatttagATGCTCAAAGAAATTTAgtttcacattatttttttccgtggggggggggggtatgtaaTACATTACTGCACCAACTTTTAGTCTGCATTACGCACATtttgatgtgaaataaatactGGAACCTGAAAGAAATGTCGGCTTTAATGAATTCTTATGTCTTAAATCAAGAAGTTAGAACTCTCATAATTATAGTCATTTCAATATCATTCCAGATCAACCACAGACACGTTTTATTTACACAATGCACATTATATAAGATTGAGGGCAAATAACGGACATTTAACAACAAAACCAGTGTCTATTACTTGTAATCTCAATATTATCCTTAACATGCTTGATGTATATAAGCAGTATTACTAACAAGCCTCGGTAGACAACTAATCACTGTGTTTTGAGAATTATGAACGCCAAAGCGGTGAAAATGATGtattttataatcatcatcatgttgTGGGCGTACTTTCCTTCTAACCACTCCTGACGTATAGAAGCAAACAGGAGCAAAAAGAAATCTTAGGCACTATCAAGAGGCGTTTTGTAAACTCCTTCAAACCACACTAAAAATCCTCAAAATCCCCTCACTAAGAAAAGCATTTTGTCTTCCGTCATGGAATAAATCAGTagtcaaaataataaaaaatagattttctgGATAAAATTTTTTCTTGGGATGACAGTCATCTACGGCCGATCTATTTATATCTCTCCTTTTCATCTGAAAATACTGCAGTTATTAGGAGATTGTGGCAAAATGAACGTCAACAGACGCAGTTGatgtaataaaaatatagatttttgcGGCGAATTATGACTTACCTTTTCGAGTGAAACACATCAGCAAGAGAAGCAAGGGAAAACAGAGGATCGACTTCATCTTTTAaagattttcaaccaatcaatctgtgaataaaatgtcaaaatgacAATTCCGCAGAGCAGTTATGAATTATGAACAATTAAAACCTAGCCAGAAAATCCAGTCATTAAAAGTTTTCCAGTGAAACAGTCCCACCAAAGGAGTGTTGTGTTTCTAATAGAAAAGAACGATGATTCTACGTACATCGAATACGTACCACCCAGCCACCGGCACGGGCTACATCGTCACAATATCAGAATaatgaaattgtgttttcatggattttgcaaaattatttgtattttggaTGACCGTTCATCCATAGCGTCGCCTTTGATGctggaaaaagggaaagaaagacaaCTTTATTGACGTTGAACTATTTGACATTTCGGATGGGGTGTGTCGTGTGTGTAGGGTACAAAGTGCACATTAGAAGCAAGTACACTCTtcttgttttgaataaataattattgcaaATAACTCAATTGCATTAGTTGCGAGTTAGTTCTCGAGTTGATTTTATGAAGAATAACAAATGAttcatttacaagaaaaaaatcatatagtTGATTCACGAAGAGGATAGTTCAAACCCTCCGATATTAATATCTGAATATTCTAATTTAAAATAATGCTGGTAATAtttatagaaataataatatatttatataagtACAGCTATTATGCTAAAATTCTACGTTTACATGGTTTAAATACATGTTATCATGATCTCCCCATCTAAGGCCGAGACGCAACAGgtgctaaagcattcaaggaataagtCATACCAGTCCCGTTACCAAatatttacctcacctgggttgagtgcatgTAGCATGTGGAGGAAATAATGCATTGGACTAGATTTGAAGGGCGAGAAAACAACAGAccatgtatataatatagttgGCTTTCAACACCGGGTGAATTGAGCAAGAATACATCTTGTTCATCCAAGATTAGGAGGGGGAGGGAAgttgaaaaacacattttgtgatAAAAACTATTACCACCATtctcactaccaccatcaccatacTCATCCTCATGATCACAAACATCTTTGAATATCACCACTCCCATCAAAGCCATTATCGTCACCATCTCCAACCACTACTGTTACAATCACCAATTCCATTACTGccatcgccaccaccaccagtgcaacatcatcatcatcattatcatagtcatcatcatcatcatcaccaaaacATCACCATTGTTgccaacatcaccatcaccactgccatcatcggcatcatcatcatcacatatcaTTCTAAATAATAATCActctgaatattatttttttatcaagggTTTACACAATTTGCTCATGTTTTGCATTCATCATCACTCCCCCCCAAGAAGTGTTAGGAAAACTGAATATGctgtttctcatttttttttttttgggggggggtacagtCGAGCAAATTATGTTGCAATCATTTCATGTTCACTTCAAcaatcatatacatatatatatatatatatatatatatattaaactagtgttacaattaaaaaaaagcatttgatTCTCTCAAGAAGTCTTAAGTACAAGCTTATAAGCTTAATCAGatttattttcaagaaataaattccATAACACATTTTAAGGGAATGCAAAATTATTGATCGCATATTCATAGTATaatatatattcacaatatgcacaattcaaatgaaatatatatatatagatatctTATGTATAACCTTCTATACAAATGTTATCACCAATGCACATTTTCACATGTAGAACAACACTGTTTATTTAATCTCTCTACATgcaacattttgaaataaatcaagagTCAAGAACCAAAGTTGACATCTTATTCAATTAGAAAGTCAAAACAAATAATCAAatctattaattcattttttctggtTACTTAAAA containing:
- the LOC121417979 gene encoding uncharacterized protein LOC121417979, with translation MKSILCFPLLLLLMCFTRKVYSSHIEETGMSDDEMERRRTYCIRISRVSKRDTLELRPVHCPSGFEFCFTSTTCCCEQIPEKMNSKALAIGLGVGGVFLSLIIFLACYVCMRRPMMSVPPPLHPPPGNADRRSTSKPPFSDTSSIQNYTSKYGSSPSSYYGDPSEKYGPPSTRYGYAPGAMDGESLDGFDVGKVAPLSISGNLPPPAYSEHSFAVGPGPAGPVVLYKPGRGSDLSSRGYSKRSSRPSSVTSWLKTQEGAHSQPPRRSSVGSERSVVRNSRPVSRASSVINEGFEPEGDQRSHLKTSPSVRSNGGSTVAASEVIYNSVGAMSQADRASTVHDA